The proteins below come from a single Ochotona princeps isolate mOchPri1 chromosome 6, mOchPri1.hap1, whole genome shotgun sequence genomic window:
- the GNPNAT1 gene encoding glucosamine 6-phosphate N-acetyltransferase — translation MKPDETPMFDPSLLREVDWSQNTATFSPAISPTHPGEGLVLRPLCTADLNRGFFKVLGQLTETGVINPEQFMKSFEHMKKSGDYYVTVVEDVTLGQIVATATLIIEHKFIHSCAKRGRVEDVVVSDECRGKQLGKLLLSTLTLLSKKLNCYKITLECLPQNVGFYKKFGYAVSEENYMCRRFPK, via the exons ATGAAACCTGATGAGACGCCGATGTTTGATCCTAGTCTGCTCAGGGAGGTGGACTGGAGCCAGAACACGGCTACGTTTTCTCCAGCCATCTCTCCCACGCATCCTGGAGAAGGCTTGGTGTTGAGGCCTCTTTGCACTGCTGACTTAAATAGAG gGTTTTTTAAGGTACTGGGCCAGCTGACAGAGACTGGAGTTATCAACCCGGAACAGTTTATGA AATCTTTTGAGCATATGAAGAAATCTGGGGATTATTACGTTACAGTTGTAGAAGATGTGACACTAGGACAGATTGTTGCTACGGCAACCCTGATAATAGAACATAAATTCATCCATTCCTGTGCTAAG AGAGGAAGAGTGGAAGATGTTGTGGTCAGTGACGAGTGCAGAGGGAAGCAGCTCGGCAAACT GTTATTATCAACCCTAACTTTGCTAAGCAAGAAATTAAACTGTTATAAGATTACCCTTGAATGTCTACCACAAAATGTTGGTTTCTATAAAAAGTTTGGATATGCAGTATCTGAAGAGAACTACATGTGTCGGAGGTTTCCGAAGTAA